A genomic stretch from Acetobacter ascendens includes:
- a CDS encoding alpha/beta fold hydrolase → MAQKRNGKTSKMPKLFECATDETAQKARVNRRALMQLALGGMVSGFVGHKAFAQAPSLAFASSSVDKMPPINGVYDWRALPPTPLALEAESGGLPVDTGMVPAQGKAQLYYASAGEGVPVMLLHDGLANSNYMGDLARALLRARCRVIVMDMRGHGRSTMGALPLGYDLLADDVLTVMAFLHLRRVALVGWGDGAVQALDVGMRHPSSVSRIFAFAPWSTPDGLLSRAGDIPAYKSFMERSRQEYRQLSSTPHRFGDMESAVQTMRGRQPNWTDADIMRVTAPLWVAAADHDGIVGRVQAEHMAATVEGAGLLVLPNTSHFAFLQNPQLFTLAVESFLGGR, encoded by the coding sequence ATGGCACAGAAAAGAAACGGAAAGACGAGCAAGATGCCGAAGCTGTTTGAATGTGCAACCGATGAGACCGCGCAGAAAGCACGAGTAAACCGGCGTGCGCTTATGCAGCTTGCGCTGGGTGGCATGGTATCGGGCTTTGTTGGGCATAAAGCTTTTGCTCAAGCTCCATCATTGGCGTTTGCCTCTTCTTCTGTAGATAAAATGCCACCTATCAACGGGGTGTATGATTGGCGTGCTTTGCCGCCCACACCGTTAGCACTGGAAGCTGAAAGTGGTGGCTTGCCTGTTGATACGGGCATGGTGCCTGCACAAGGCAAAGCCCAATTATATTATGCATCGGCGGGAGAAGGTGTGCCAGTCATGCTGCTGCATGATGGTTTGGCCAATTCCAATTATATGGGAGACCTTGCCCGTGCGCTCTTACGTGCCAGATGCCGTGTGATTGTGATGGATATGCGTGGGCATGGGCGTAGCACAATGGGGGCCTTGCCCTTGGGGTATGATTTGCTAGCCGATGATGTGCTGACAGTTATGGCGTTCTTACATCTGCGTCGCGTAGCTTTGGTGGGGTGGGGAGATGGCGCAGTGCAGGCGCTAGATGTTGGTATGCGGCACCCCAGCAGTGTTAGCCGGATATTTGCTTTTGCACCGTGGAGCACTCCAGACGGTCTGCTCTCTCGCGCAGGAGATATCCCTGCTTACAAATCCTTCATGGAAAGAAGCCGGCAGGAATACAGGCAGCTTTCTTCTACGCCGCATCGGTTTGGAGATATGGAATCTGCCGTACAGACCATGCGTGGCAGGCAACCTAATTGGACGGATGCAGATATCATGCGGGTAACTGCGCCACTATGGGTGGCTGCCGCAGACCATGATGGCATTGTGGGGCGTGTTCAGGCCGAGCATATGGCTGCTACGGTAGAAGGGGCTGGGCTTTTGGTTCTGCCCAATACCAGCCACTTTGCATTTTTGCAGAATCCGCAACTGTTTACGTTGGCGGTAGAAAGCTTTTTAGGCGGACGGTAA
- a CDS encoding SUF system Fe-S cluster assembly regulator: MLKLSRLADYAIVILVKLGEQEGVVTSPTLAAITGVPEPTVAKVLKVLSAHGFVLSQRGAKGGYRLARPLADISVASVITAVDGKIALTACVDGGECDTGVSCGLCGSWDTINQAIRTTLEGISLESMRSKASCFSNMPRSNAQPSAAMPREGI; the protein is encoded by the coding sequence ATGCTGAAACTTTCCCGCCTGGCGGATTATGCAATCGTCATCTTGGTGAAACTGGGTGAACAGGAAGGCGTTGTTACGTCTCCAACACTTGCAGCCATTACAGGGGTGCCAGAGCCAACAGTGGCCAAGGTGCTCAAGGTGTTGTCTGCGCATGGGTTCGTGCTTTCCCAGCGCGGGGCAAAGGGCGGGTATCGCCTTGCCAGACCGTTGGCAGATATTTCTGTTGCCAGTGTTATTACAGCCGTGGATGGCAAGATTGCGCTAACAGCCTGTGTAGATGGCGGAGAGTGTGATACCGGCGTGTCGTGCGGTCTGTGTGGCAGCTGGGATACCATTAATCAGGCCATACGAACCACGTTGGAGGGTATTTCCTTGGAAAGTATGCGCAGCAAGGCATCGTGTTTTTCAAACATGCCACGATCCAATGCGCAGCCCAGCGCTGCTATGCCACGTGAGGGGATCTGA
- the rpmB gene encoding 50S ribosomal protein L28 codes for MSRRCQITGKGVLTGNNVSHANNKSRRRFLPNLQDASLVSETLGSAVRMRVSARGLRTIEHNGGLDAFLLSMPNRKLPEEAQVIKRRVLRAQAKKQAAAGA; via the coding sequence ATGTCCCGTCGTTGCCAGATTACCGGCAAAGGTGTGCTGACCGGAAATAACGTCAGCCACGCTAACAACAAATCCCGTCGTCGCTTTCTGCCTAACCTGCAGGATGCTTCCTTGGTTTCCGAAACTCTGGGTTCTGCTGTGCGTATGCGCGTAAGCGCCCGTGGCCTGCGCACCATTGAGCACAATGGCGGTCTGGATGCATTCCTGCTGAGCATGCCTAACCGCAAGCTTCCTGAAGAAGCACAGGTCATTAAGCGCCGCGTTCTGCGCGCTCAGGCCAAAAAGCAGGCAGCCGCAGGCGCCTGA
- the fusA gene encoding elongation factor G, producing MSATSDLSKIRNIGITAHIDAGKTTMTERMLYYTGVSHKIGEVHEGNTTTDYMAQERERGITITSAAVTCEWEGHRINIIDTPGHIDFNIEVNRSLRVLDGAVFIIEGVAGVQPQSETNWRLADRYKVPRIIFINKLDRTGADFYRAFDTLKEKLDIVAIPMQLPIGAEDKFVGVVDLVEMKAIVWEGGELGAKFHDEEIPADLKEKAAEARQNLLDTALAVDDAAMEEYFEKGDVSVETLKRCIKKGAISGEFRPVLCGTAFKNKGVQPLLDAIIDYLPAPDDVEGIRCAPPEGEEEDEKNQPIIPVDPNGKFAGLAFKIINDKYGTLTFVRVYRGVLKTGDTVLNTTKGHKERIGRIYQMHADKREELTEVHAGDIAAFVGLKDSQTGDTLADPADPVVLERMSFPVPVIDISVEPKTKDAVEKMTLALQKLAGEDPSLQLKTDQETGQTILSGMGELHLDIIIDRLRREYGVDANVGAPQVAYRETITQPHTETYTHKKQSGGSGQFAEVKIEFQPVERNEGILFENKVVGGSVPREYIPAVEKGIRVQSSTGVLAGFPTVDFKFTLLDGKYHDVDSSALAFEIAAKACFRDGMKKAGPVILEPIMDVEITTPNDHVGDVVGDLNRRRGMIQSQETSGSTVMVRAYVPLKEMFGYISHLRSMTKGRASFTMQFHHYDPVPRNVAEEIMAQSK from the coding sequence GTGTCCGCCACATCCGATCTGTCCAAGATTCGTAATATCGGTATTACCGCGCATATTGACGCAGGTAAGACGACCATGACCGAACGTATGCTGTACTACACCGGCGTGTCCCATAAAATTGGTGAAGTGCACGAAGGCAACACCACGACTGACTACATGGCTCAGGAACGTGAACGTGGTATTACCATTACGTCCGCCGCCGTGACCTGTGAGTGGGAAGGCCACCGTATCAACATTATTGATACACCCGGACATATCGACTTCAACATTGAAGTGAACCGCTCCCTGCGCGTGCTCGATGGGGCCGTGTTCATCATTGAAGGTGTGGCTGGTGTGCAGCCGCAGTCCGAAACCAACTGGCGTCTGGCAGACCGTTACAAGGTGCCTCGGATCATCTTTATCAACAAGCTGGATCGTACCGGCGCAGACTTCTATCGCGCATTTGATACGCTGAAAGAAAAGCTGGATATCGTTGCTATCCCGATGCAGCTGCCAATTGGCGCAGAAGACAAGTTTGTTGGTGTTGTTGACCTGGTGGAAATGAAGGCCATCGTCTGGGAAGGCGGTGAACTTGGCGCGAAGTTCCACGACGAAGAAATTCCGGCTGATCTGAAGGAAAAGGCTGCAGAAGCACGCCAGAACCTGCTAGACACAGCTCTGGCTGTTGATGACGCAGCCATGGAAGAATACTTCGAAAAGGGTGACGTTTCTGTTGAAACGCTGAAGCGTTGCATCAAGAAGGGCGCCATTTCCGGTGAATTCCGTCCGGTTCTGTGTGGCACAGCGTTTAAGAACAAGGGCGTGCAGCCTCTGCTCGATGCCATCATCGACTACCTGCCTGCTCCAGACGATGTTGAAGGTATTCGTTGCGCTCCGCCGGAAGGTGAAGAAGAAGACGAAAAAAACCAGCCCATCATTCCGGTTGACCCCAATGGTAAGTTCGCTGGTCTGGCCTTTAAGATCATCAACGATAAGTACGGCACACTGACCTTTGTGCGCGTTTATCGTGGCGTGCTCAAAACCGGTGATACGGTTCTGAACACCACCAAGGGCCACAAAGAACGTATCGGTCGTATCTATCAGATGCATGCTGATAAGCGTGAAGAACTGACAGAAGTGCACGCTGGTGACATTGCTGCGTTTGTGGGTCTGAAAGACTCCCAGACAGGTGATACGCTGGCAGACCCGGCAGATCCGGTTGTTCTGGAACGTATGTCCTTCCCTGTTCCGGTTATCGACATCTCCGTCGAACCGAAAACAAAGGACGCAGTGGAAAAGATGACACTAGCCCTGCAGAAGCTGGCTGGTGAAGATCCCTCCCTGCAGCTCAAGACCGATCAGGAAACAGGCCAGACCATTCTGTCCGGCATGGGCGAACTGCATCTGGACATCATTATCGACCGTCTGCGTCGTGAATATGGTGTGGATGCAAACGTGGGCGCACCGCAGGTGGCATACCGTGAAACCATCACGCAGCCGCATACGGAAACCTACACCCATAAAAAGCAGTCTGGTGGTTCCGGTCAGTTCGCTGAAGTGAAGATCGAGTTCCAGCCGGTTGAACGTAACGAAGGTATCCTGTTCGAAAACAAGGTTGTTGGTGGTTCTGTTCCCAGAGAATACATCCCGGCCGTTGAAAAGGGTATTCGTGTTCAGTCTTCCACAGGTGTTCTGGCAGGCTTCCCGACAGTGGACTTCAAGTTCACGCTGCTTGACGGTAAGTACCATGACGTTGACTCGTCCGCTCTGGCGTTCGAAATCGCGGCTAAGGCTTGCTTCCGTGATGGCATGAAAAAAGCTGGTCCGGTTATTCTGGAACCAATTATGGACGTGGAAATCACCACCCCGAATGATCACGTTGGTGACGTGGTGGGTGACCTGAACCGTCGTCGTGGCATGATCCAGAGCCAGGAAACCTCCGGTTCTACCGTTATGGTTCGTGCTTATGTGCCGCTGAAAGAAATGTTCGGTTACATTTCTCACCTGCGTTCCATGACGAAGGGCCGTGCTTCCTTCACCATGCAGTTCCATCACTACGATCCGGTGCCGCGCAACGTTGCTGAAGAAATCATGGCTCAGTCCAAGTAA
- the sufD gene encoding Fe-S cluster assembly protein SufD, translating into MSGPLSSFAQRLNDVEGTERKAAIGALLRTGLPDRHVEAWKYTSLRPLAAQEFQTPPAQYDAAQAKNLLDNLLSQHDAVQSLSRIVFVNGRFVKDFSLLPEGVDVSFFSQKSLTSDVQASPDRDPLVALNTALVDDGAILHVAKGADAGRVLLISLGVAGDTAISFHPRHSVVLEEGAHLSLLSLSAGVGPYFHNPVIEVTVGESAKLYHTTLQTEGPQAIALATTYVQVAGHGVYNSFALGLGSQLSRHEVHARLNAPHAQLHVNGAQNLAEHQVGDITSVITHAASDCISRQTVRNVLDDHARGVFQGKVLVEKVAQKTDGYQMNQALLLSENAEIDAKPELEIYADDVRCSHGATVGALDDDQLFYMRSRGVPEAQARHILIAAFLDEALSLIEDETAQEYCRAMLAIRFSAERKAA; encoded by the coding sequence ATGAGCGGCCCTCTATCTTCGTTTGCGCAACGCCTGAACGATGTTGAGGGGACAGAGCGGAAAGCAGCCATTGGCGCACTGCTCAGAACCGGCCTGCCAGACAGGCATGTAGAGGCATGGAAATATACCAGCCTACGCCCATTGGCTGCGCAGGAATTTCAGACCCCGCCAGCGCAATATGATGCCGCGCAGGCAAAAAATTTGCTGGATAACCTGCTCAGCCAGCATGATGCCGTGCAGTCTTTGTCGCGCATTGTGTTTGTAAATGGCCGGTTTGTGAAAGACTTTAGCCTTCTGCCCGAAGGTGTAGATGTTTCCTTTTTCAGCCAAAAAAGCCTGACATCAGATGTGCAAGCCAGCCCAGATAGAGATCCTCTTGTCGCGCTGAACACGGCTTTGGTGGATGATGGAGCTATATTGCACGTTGCCAAGGGTGCAGATGCAGGGCGGGTGCTTCTGATTTCCTTGGGTGTTGCTGGGGATACTGCCATTTCTTTTCACCCACGCCATAGCGTGGTGTTGGAGGAAGGGGCGCATCTTTCGTTGCTGTCACTCAGTGCAGGCGTTGGGCCGTATTTCCATAATCCGGTTATAGAAGTAACGGTGGGGGAAAGCGCCAAACTCTACCACACCACTTTGCAGACCGAAGGGCCACAGGCCATAGCGCTAGCAACAACCTATGTGCAGGTCGCAGGGCATGGCGTTTATAATAGCTTTGCCCTTGGTTTAGGTAGCCAGTTGTCTCGGCACGAAGTGCATGCACGGTTGAATGCGCCACATGCTCAACTGCATGTGAATGGTGCGCAAAACCTTGCAGAACATCAGGTGGGGGATATCACCAGCGTAATTACCCATGCTGCTTCGGACTGCATTTCCCGCCAGACTGTGCGGAATGTGCTGGATGATCATGCACGGGGTGTTTTCCAGGGCAAGGTGCTGGTTGAGAAGGTCGCCCAGAAAACCGATGGCTATCAGATGAATCAGGCATTGCTGCTTTCTGAAAATGCAGAAATTGATGCCAAGCCTGAGCTTGAAATCTACGCGGATGACGTGCGTTGCAGTCATGGGGCAACCGTGGGTGCGCTGGATGATGACCAACTGTTTTATATGCGCAGCCGTGGTGTGCCAGAGGCACAGGCCCGCCATATCCTGATTGCAGCGTTTCTGGATGAAGCTCTTTCTCTGATTGAAGATGAAACGGCGCAGGAATACTGCCGCGCTATGCTGGCAATCCGTTTTTCTGCTGAAAGGAAGGCCGCGTAA
- the sufB gene encoding Fe-S cluster assembly protein SufB, whose product MPAVTETREAVEKLGQSTYKWGFETDIQMDLAPKGLNEDIVRLISARKNEPEWLLEWRLTAFRKWQSMKEPTWAKVSYPPIDYQDAHYYAAPRKKEGPKSLDEVDPELLRTYEKLGIPLHEQALLAGVELPEGETARPPVAVDAVFDSVSVVTTFRKTLEEAGVIFCPISEAVQEHPELVRKYLGSVVPVADNFYAALNSAVFTDGSFVYVPKGVRCPMELSTYFRINARNTGQFERTLIVVEDGASVSYLEGCTAPMRDENQLHAAVVELVAMEDASIKYSTVQNWYPGDSKGRGGIYNFVTKRGACRGARSKISWTQVETGSAITWKYPSCILQGDGSVGEFYSVAVTNNCQQADTGTKMIHIGRNTRSTIIAKTISAGRSDSTYRGLVRVQPKASGARNFTQCDSLLIGDECGAHTVPYIESRNMAARIEHEATTSKISEDQLFYCRQRGLSEEDAVGLIVNGFCRDVLKELPMEFAVEAQKLLQISLEGSVG is encoded by the coding sequence ATGCCGGCAGTTACTGAAACCCGCGAAGCGGTCGAAAAGCTCGGCCAGTCCACTTACAAGTGGGGCTTTGAAACAGATATTCAGATGGACCTCGCCCCGAAAGGGTTGAATGAGGACATCGTACGCCTGATTTCTGCGCGCAAAAACGAACCAGAATGGCTTCTGGAATGGCGGCTGACAGCATTCCGGAAATGGCAGTCTATGAAGGAACCTACATGGGCCAAGGTTTCTTACCCGCCAATTGATTATCAGGATGCGCATTACTATGCCGCCCCGCGCAAGAAAGAAGGCCCTAAATCTCTGGATGAGGTTGATCCGGAACTTCTGAGAACTTACGAAAAACTGGGTATTCCCCTGCATGAGCAGGCTCTGTTAGCTGGTGTGGAATTGCCCGAAGGTGAAACAGCTCGTCCACCAGTTGCTGTAGATGCGGTGTTTGACAGTGTTTCGGTTGTCACCACTTTCCGCAAAACGCTGGAAGAAGCGGGGGTAATCTTCTGCCCGATTTCTGAAGCTGTGCAGGAACATCCAGAACTGGTGCGGAAATATCTGGGCAGCGTCGTGCCAGTGGCAGATAACTTCTATGCTGCCCTCAACTCTGCTGTGTTTACAGATGGCTCCTTTGTTTACGTGCCCAAAGGGGTACGTTGCCCAATGGAGCTGTCCACTTACTTCCGTATCAATGCACGCAATACAGGGCAGTTTGAACGCACGCTGATTGTGGTGGAAGATGGTGCTTCTGTTTCCTATCTGGAAGGCTGCACAGCCCCCATGCGGGATGAAAACCAGCTTCATGCGGCCGTGGTGGAACTTGTGGCGATGGAAGATGCTTCCATTAAATATTCCACGGTGCAGAACTGGTATCCCGGTGATTCCAAAGGGCGCGGTGGTATTTACAACTTTGTGACCAAGCGTGGCGCATGCCGTGGGGCACGCTCCAAAATTTCTTGGACACAGGTGGAAACAGGTTCTGCTATTACATGGAAGTATCCATCCTGCATCCTGCAGGGTGATGGATCTGTGGGTGAATTCTATTCCGTGGCTGTTACCAATAACTGCCAGCAGGCAGATACAGGCACAAAGATGATCCATATCGGGCGTAATACCCGTTCCACAATCATTGCCAAAACTATCAGTGCAGGCCGGTCAGACAGTACATATCGCGGTTTGGTGCGTGTGCAGCCCAAGGCTTCTGGCGCACGTAACTTCACCCAGTGCGATAGTTTGCTGATTGGTGATGAATGTGGCGCGCATACTGTGCCGTATATCGAAAGCCGGAACATGGCAGCGCGTATTGAGCACGAAGCTACAACATCCAAGATTTCAGAAGATCAGCTTTTTTATTGTCGCCAGCGTGGCCTGTCTGAAGAAGACGCGGTTGGGCTGATTGTGAACGGCTTCTGCCGGGATGTTCTTAAAGAACTGCCCATGGAATTTGCTGTGGAAGCACAGAAACTGTTGCAGATCAGCCTTGAAGGCAGCGTGGGTTAA
- the sufC gene encoding Fe-S cluster assembly ATPase SufC, whose product MSQFLEISGLCARIDADGQEKQILRGVDLTIPPGEVHAIMGPNGCGKSTLSYVLAGREDYEVTAGSVTFKGQDLLAMEPEERAAAGLFLAFQSPIELPGVNNANFLRTAVNAVRRARGLEELDAVAFLKMAREAAKSLSMAPDMLKRNVNVGFSGGEKKRNEVLQMTLLQPSFAILDETDSGLDVDALRIVAEGVNRLRSPDFSALVITHHQKLLDYLVPDRIHVMAKGRIILSGGPELAKRIDQEGYTKFLAEAA is encoded by the coding sequence ATGAGCCAGTTTTTGGAAATTTCCGGTCTGTGCGCCCGGATTGATGCCGATGGGCAGGAAAAGCAGATTCTCCGTGGTGTGGATCTCACCATCCCGCCGGGTGAAGTGCATGCCATCATGGGGCCAAATGGGTGTGGTAAGTCCACTCTTTCCTATGTTCTCGCCGGGCGTGAGGATTATGAAGTTACGGCTGGGTCCGTCACCTTTAAGGGGCAGGATCTGCTGGCTATGGAGCCGGAAGAACGTGCCGCTGCGGGTCTGTTTCTGGCATTCCAGTCTCCTATCGAACTGCCAGGTGTGAATAACGCCAACTTTCTGCGTACAGCGGTAAATGCTGTGCGTCGCGCCCGTGGTCTGGAAGAACTAGATGCTGTCGCGTTCCTAAAAATGGCGCGTGAGGCAGCCAAGTCTCTTTCCATGGCGCCGGATATGCTCAAGCGTAATGTTAATGTCGGTTTCTCCGGCGGTGAAAAGAAGCGCAATGAAGTGTTGCAGATGACACTTCTTCAACCTTCCTTCGCCATTTTGGATGAAACCGATAGCGGGCTGGATGTGGATGCCCTGCGTATTGTGGCGGAGGGGGTGAATCGTTTGCGCTCACCAGATTTCTCTGCACTGGTTATTACACATCATCAGAAACTGCTGGATTATCTGGTGCCAGACCGCATTCACGTTATGGCCAAAGGGCGGATTATTCTTTCTGGTGGGCCAGAACTGGCCAAGAGAATTGATCAGGAAGGCTACACTAAATTTCTGGCGGAGGCGGCGTGA
- a CDS encoding DUF445 domain-containing protein: MFCMQPAHALLGVFAHSAIEWVMTSQPHQDADFAARQTLRRYKNAATGLVGLMAGVTVLGYAAPAAGWVRDGFWLEMLRAGARAGVVGGLADWFAVVALFRRPMGLPIPHTAILPAQKDRLGRALGRFVAGQVFTQKEVERVLGQVDLPAFMADMLDDPGTRDALVKSITRSLPQMLDRLEDGRASNAVARIMPKLLGGSNLAPIIARALRSLVDDDKHQEVLSFLLEQIKDALQSKEGALRQMIEERVREQGGRLLGWAIGGSIATKVLLAAAKELERIDPQNSSIREGFTSWVRGQIDRIETDPEKGKEFSQTIMGVLSHESVVGWWGDIWQRFRRMVEADVEDPEGRIASVVQDALERMAAQMRYDQNMRQRIMDSVNRTVLKMLPFLRERMAEFISRVVSSWNAVEIAEKLELRVGKDLQFIRFNGTLVGFGVGALLFAILRLLFGLNAQ; the protein is encoded by the coding sequence ATGTTTTGTATGCAACCAGCTCACGCACTCTTGGGGGTGTTTGCGCACAGTGCTATTGAGTGGGTTATGACATCTCAACCTCATCAGGATGCGGATTTCGCTGCCCGCCAGACACTGCGGCGATACAAGAATGCAGCTACAGGGCTGGTTGGCCTTATGGCTGGGGTAACGGTGCTGGGTTACGCCGCGCCAGCGGCCGGATGGGTGAGGGATGGATTCTGGCTGGAAATGCTGCGGGCTGGGGCGCGGGCAGGCGTTGTAGGCGGCTTGGCAGACTGGTTTGCCGTGGTGGCGTTATTTCGTCGGCCTATGGGGTTGCCCATTCCGCATACTGCTATTTTACCTGCACAAAAGGATAGGCTTGGCCGGGCACTTGGGCGGTTTGTTGCCGGGCAGGTGTTTACCCAAAAGGAAGTTGAGCGCGTATTGGGGCAGGTAGATCTTCCTGCTTTTATGGCGGATATGCTGGATGACCCCGGCACGCGGGATGCTCTGGTAAAATCCATAACACGCTCTTTGCCCCAAATGCTGGACAGGCTGGAAGATGGCCGCGCCAGCAATGCAGTTGCCCGTATTATGCCCAAGCTCTTGGGGGGTAGTAATCTGGCGCCTATTATTGCGCGGGCCCTGCGTAGCCTTGTGGATGATGACAAGCATCAGGAAGTGCTTTCCTTTCTGCTTGAGCAGATCAAAGACGCGTTACAATCCAAAGAAGGTGCGCTGCGCCAGATGATTGAAGAGCGCGTGCGTGAACAGGGTGGGCGTTTACTGGGCTGGGCCATAGGAGGGTCTATCGCCACCAAGGTTTTGTTGGCTGCAGCCAAGGAACTTGAGCGAATCGATCCACAGAACTCCAGTATTCGTGAAGGCTTTACCAGTTGGGTGCGAGGCCAGATTGACCGCATAGAAACCGACCCTGAAAAAGGGAAAGAGTTTTCCCAAACCATTATGGGTGTGCTCTCCCATGAGAGTGTTGTGGGCTGGTGGGGGGATATCTGGCAGCGCTTTCGCCGCATGGTGGAAGCTGATGTGGAAGACCCAGAGGGCCGCATTGCATCAGTAGTGCAAGATGCGCTTGAACGCATGGCTGCCCAGATGCGCTATGATCAGAACATGCGGCAACGGATTATGGATAGCGTAAACCGCACCGTTCTGAAGATGCTGCCGTTCCTACGTGAACGAATGGCGGAGTTTATTTCCCGCGTAGTTTCAAGCTGGAATGCAGTAGAAATAGCTGAAAAACTGGAACTTCGGGTTGGTAAGGATCTGCAGTTTATTCGGTTTAATGGTACCCTTGTTGGGTTTGGTGTGGGTGCGCTGCTTTTTGCCATATTGCGGCTTCTGTTTGGACTGAACGCCCAGTAA
- the sufU gene encoding Fe-S cluster assembly sulfur transfer protein SufU — protein MIQTVPDSDALYDRVIVERARAPQYAGKLEAPSVQGEGKNPMCGDKTRVDIALNATHIQSVRHTTRGCAICAAAADLMAQQVSGLDVAQAVSLSGRFSAMLVGEASPAGAADTSLGPLEVFKPLRSHKARIRCAELPWIALKEALSHADV, from the coding sequence GTGATACAAACCGTGCCGGATTCTGATGCCCTGTATGACCGTGTGATTGTAGAGCGTGCCCGCGCTCCACAATATGCAGGTAAGCTGGAAGCACCTTCTGTGCAGGGCGAAGGCAAAAACCCAATGTGTGGGGATAAAACGCGGGTGGATATCGCGCTGAATGCAACCCATATCCAAAGTGTGCGCCACACTACGCGTGGATGCGCCATTTGTGCAGCAGCGGCTGATTTAATGGCGCAGCAGGTTTCTGGTTTGGATGTTGCGCAAGCTGTCAGCCTATCTGGTCGGTTTTCTGCCATGCTGGTGGGGGAAGCTTCTCCTGCAGGAGCGGCGGATACTTCATTAGGGCCGTTGGAGGTTTTCAAGCCTCTGCGGTCTCACAAGGCACGGATACGATGTGCCGAACTGCCTTGGATTGCGTTAAAGGAGGCGCTTTCTCATGCCGACGTCTGA
- a CDS encoding aminotransferase class V-fold PLP-dependent enzyme — protein MSHPSITDTSGLDLAAIRKQFPILSEKVHDRPLVFLDSAASAQKPDAVINAMVHTMHHQYANIHRGLYWLSERATEAYEAVRDQVAGFLNAPSREEIVFTGNSTEAINLVAYSFGSLLTPGQAVVISEMEHHANLVPWQMLRDRMGIELRIAPITDAGDLDMDAFSQLLSDGKVALVAITHMSNVLGTITPARQIADMAHAAGALVLFDGSQAVVHHRTDVQALGADFYTFTGHKLYGPTGIGVLWARRALLEDMPPFMGGGDMISTVTFEKSTWANVPHKFEAGTPAIVEAIGLGAAIEWVEKFGFDAIAAHEQALTSYALQRLATVPGLNVVGHPKERGGVISFTMADVHPHDIATLLDRNGIAVRAGHHCAEPLMRRLGLTATARASFGIYTVQEEIDALADTLVRIREFFV, from the coding sequence ATGTCTCATCCTTCTATTACAGACACATCCGGGCTGGATCTGGCTGCTATTCGTAAGCAGTTTCCTATTCTGTCGGAAAAAGTGCACGATCGCCCACTGGTGTTTTTAGATAGCGCCGCTTCGGCCCAAAAGCCGGATGCCGTTATCAACGCCATGGTGCATACCATGCACCATCAGTATGCCAATATTCACCGTGGCCTGTATTGGCTGAGTGAACGTGCTACCGAGGCTTATGAAGCTGTGAGAGATCAGGTTGCGGGCTTTTTGAACGCACCTTCGCGGGAAGAAATTGTTTTTACCGGTAACAGCACAGAAGCCATCAATTTGGTTGCGTATTCCTTTGGCTCACTGCTTACGCCGGGGCAGGCTGTGGTTATTTCCGAAATGGAACACCACGCCAATCTGGTGCCGTGGCAAATGCTGCGTGACCGTATGGGAATTGAGCTGCGCATAGCCCCGATTACCGATGCCGGTGATCTGGATATGGATGCATTCAGTCAGCTTTTGTCTGATGGCAAAGTCGCACTTGTTGCCATTACCCATATGTCCAACGTGTTGGGAACTATTACGCCTGCACGCCAGATTGCCGATATGGCACATGCAGCCGGTGCGCTGGTGCTGTTTGATGGTAGCCAGGCAGTCGTGCATCATCGGACGGATGTGCAGGCTCTGGGGGCGGATTTTTACACCTTTACCGGCCACAAACTGTATGGCCCAACCGGCATTGGCGTTTTGTGGGCGCGGCGCGCACTGTTGGAAGATATGCCGCCGTTCATGGGTGGGGGAGATATGATCTCCACCGTGACGTTTGAAAAATCCACATGGGCCAATGTTCCGCACAAGTTTGAAGCTGGTACCCCTGCAATTGTAGAAGCTATTGGCTTGGGTGCCGCCATAGAATGGGTGGAAAAGTTTGGTTTTGATGCCATTGCGGCGCATGAACAGGCTTTAACCAGTTATGCGCTCCAGCGTCTGGCTACTGTTCCGGGGCTGAATGTTGTTGGGCACCCCAAAGAGCGTGGAGGCGTTATTTCCTTCACCATGGCGGATGTGCACCCGCATGATATTGCTACTCTGCTGGATCGCAACGGTATTGCCGTGCGTGCGGGCCACCATTGTGCAGAACCGCTTATGCGGCGCTTGGGTCTAACAGCTACAGCACGTGCCAGCTTTGGTATTTATACCGTGCAGGAAGAAATAGATGCGCTTGCCGATACGCTGGTGCGTATTCGGGAATTTTTTGTGTGA